The sequence gatggtggacaatcttagggaccacttttatcaatttggaatcttagggaccaaagtgacgAGTTAtgaaaatctcagggaccattttggcgatttaccctaAGTTTATAAAACTGAAATTGTGTTGTTTCTTTTAATGTGTGTGACTGTTTGATTTGTgcactaaaaataaaatttataatgaGAATTATCCCCacagtaattttttttctttccaaatatagaaagtttgggtGTACATTTGGGTTTTGAAGTGCGAATAACAATTCATTTTATTGTGTTTAATAGAGATATTGGGGTTAAGTGATGATTTGgattttgaagtgctaataacaatttattCAATCACCAACGTTAGTGATGGCGTTACCAGTGATGAAGTTATTGGTTTTAAGCACAAAGTGTAAACGTCTTGGACATGGCCATTTCTTCagaacaaattttaaatggtTCAACTTGGTCTCTATAAAGACTAGTTAGATAATGATGAATGTGGGAGATCATATGAGATTTGGAGGAGGTGATGATGTCATGGATCTGAGAAATTCCTCATTTAATGTGATGGCATTTGGCAATTTTAGGCAACATTTGTTGTAATTTTGTTTATTCATTGTTGGTTTAATGTCTTTGTGACATCTTGTTTTGTAACTCAAAATTTCTATACATGGTTTTCAACAACTGGACAGCTCTGGATTGAAGGGTGAAGCTACAAATTTGTTTCGCTTTTGAATCGGGGTCTTGGTTTTGTAGAAAATATACAGTTGTCgaaatgctttttttttctttttttttttaaatttaaaaaatgggcAACCAAAGTGAAATTAAGGGATGGTAAGAAAATATTAAAGAAACAACGTTTCCATGACACTACATTAATTACCAACTTTCCATATCTTTGCAAATTCAAACTTAAGGTCATAGTACACCAGAACATATCTTATGATGTTTATCTTCTACCACAGAATTTCATTACTTCGTAGCTTGATCATACAAAATATTTAAGCTAGTATTAGGGAAGCACAATTAAGGGTTAGGAAAATCCACTGTGTTCAATGGTTCCTCTGTTATCACTGTCCTTCCATttctggaagaaaaaaaaatacacacttCAATACACACATCATCAGGTGGATAAAATAAGAAACCCTCAAACTGGTAACATGTTTTAAGAAATGTCATGGATCCTCATTCAGAAAATGTGATATGTATGGGTAGCATATATATATTGTTAGCTGTAGCAAAATTGGTTAAGGTTAAGGTTAAGCTGCTTGTAGCATATATATTGTTGGCCGACATCCAGTTGATCATTTCAGCACTGTTAAAACCTTAAATGGTGAGAAACTAATGAGGACACTGATTTTCTGGTTTTCCAAGATTGTAGCAAATGACCGCATATTTCCATTCTGCTAGTTTCATATGGAGAGGTCTATCGCCATTGATGTAGCAAAGTTACacgataaaaaaataatgttaaGATTTTCTATTTGAACTGTTTGCAACCGATTTCTCTGCTCATGTATAAACCAGTTAGCCTGTTATTGTAATAGACAAGTTCTGATGGTAGCTATGTTAGTGATATTTGTAGTTTTCACATGTCTACTGGTTACAAAGATCAATCCGTCCCTTGAATTTTTGATACGAATATGTATTcatgatcatttttttttccgaaTTAGAGTGATGTGTTTACCGCATTTGTTTACAAAGTCGCTAACCACTTTGTCAACGAAGAATTAGTTTTCAAAGAACTATCGTGCTTTGATGAATGAAGAAAATAGATTGTGCGTTATAATCCCATCATATTTACAAAACAGTTAGATGAAGAACTATGTAGTAAATTTGTACATAATGGTAATGTCTCGAAGATCATTATCTCTTGTGTTTCAAAAGAATTATTCTAATTTAAGACCACCTTACCTATTCTCCCCCTCACAATCATTGTATATGAGTTCGATGATGAAGCATACATCATCACCCCTTGCAACGTAATGCCTGGTCGTTATCCATGGGCAaatatttatgaaatttttGTATTCGTCGTTTCAATGCAGACAGAGCACAACAAGTAAGCAACAACACAAAGGTTAAATGTGCTGGACAAGGCCAATTGATCTTTGGAACAATTACGATAACTAGAGGACAATGGGGATTCTCAAACAGTATTTGAAGATAGGGAATACTTATCTACAGATTAAGaaatgataaatgaaatgaaaatcctaaGAACCTGCTACCACTTTTGTACACACACCaatccaaaaaataataacatttgatttgcaaattgttCGAATTGCTCTAAACCAGTTACTTGTATACATGGTCAAATATGGCATTACTTGGTCAACAACAATAACCTAGTTCTTGTTTAGAGTCATCTCTCTTTTGGCAACCTTGACATATAAACTTTGTTAATAAGAATCAACTTGTTCTTAGTCTATAGTCATTGCTCTTCCAAATATATCGCTTGTTCAGAAACAACGGAACTCAATAGTTTTTCGCTACACCTGTTGTATTGAATTCAATATTTGCCAGATTCGTGTAATAGTCATTGatgcaaataataaaaaaaaagagctaAACTTGATTGTATTTAGAAATAATTATGAATTAAATAGTTATGAATAAGAGGATTTTCACGATTACATCATACTAATCTCACAATGAGATTAGATAAAGAACaatatatatagtatatatataaaagaatggACACTCGGCCTGCTCAGCTGAAAAGGGTAGACTTTTGGTAATGGCCTGAAGTTTCATCAATCTCTTGTGGTTGTgaagatttattttaatttacgaCCACCTCGGCACCTCTCCTATGTCTCACAACCTCTGCTGTAAGGACTAGATGGCGGCGGCAAGCAATGTGACTCCCTACAATGAATCGGCTGGTCGTGCCTTATAACTGGATAACCAATGGATTTTGCACTCGCTGTTTCGATGCAAACCGAGCACACCAAGACAACAACAATGCAAAGTGTAAATGGCTTGGACATGGCCATTTCTTCagaacaaattttaaatggtTCAATTTGGTCTCTATAAGGACTAGTCAGATAATGACGATGGTAGGAGATCAGATGGGATTTGGAGGAGGTAATGATGTCATGGATTTGAGAAATTCCCTATTTAATGTGATGGCATTTGGCAATTTTAGGCAATATGTGTTGTAATTTTGTCTATTCATCTTGTTTTATAACTCAAAATTTCTATATATGGTTTTCAACGACACGACAGCTCTGGATTGAAGGGTGAAGCTAGAAATTTGTTTCGCCTTTGAACCGGAGTCTTGGTTTTGTGTAAAATATACAGTTGtagaaatgatttttttttctaatttaaaaaatttaaaacaaaactgaACAAATGGGCAACCAAAGTGAAATTAAGTGATGGCAAAAAGATATTAAAGAAACAACGTTTCCATGACACTACATTAATTACCAACTTTCCATATCTTTGCAAATTCAAACTTAAGGTCATAGTACACCAGAACATATCTTATGATGTTTATCTTCTACCAcagaatttcattactttgtaGCTTGATCATACAAAATATTTAAGCTAGTATTAGTGAACCACAATGAAGGGTTAGGAAAATCCACTGTGTTCAATGGTTCCTCCATTATCACTGTCCTTCCATTtctggaaaacaaaaaaatacacACATCATCAGGTGGATAAAACAAGAAACCCGCAAATTGGTAACATGTTTTAAGAAATGTCATGGATCCTCATTTAGAAAATGTGGTATGtatggataacatatatataatgttgGCTGTAGCAAAACTGGTTAATGATAAGTTTAAGCTGCCTGTAGCATATATATTGTTGGCCGAATCCAGTTGATCATTTCAGCATTGTTAAAACCTTAAATGGTGAGGAACTAATGAGGACACTGATTTTCTGGTTTTCCAAGATTGTAGCAGATGACCACATATTTCCATTCTGCTAGTTTCATATGAAGAGGTCTATCTCCATTGATGTAGCAAAGTTACACAATAAAAAAACACTGTTAAGATTTTCTATTTGAAAAGTTTGGAACCTATTTCTCTGCTCATGTATAAACCAGTTAGCTCGTTACTGTAAAAGACAAGTTCTGATGGTAGCTATGTTAGTGATATTTGTAGCTTTCACATGTCTACCGGTTACAAAGATCAATCCATCCCTTGAATTTCTGATATGAGTATGTATTCCTGATCATTTTTTTACGAATTAGAGTGATGTGTTTACCGCATTTGTTTACAAAGTCGCTGACCACTTGGTCAACAAAGAATTAGTTTTCAAAGAACTATCGTACTTTGATGAATGAAGACAATAGATTGTGCGTTATAATCACATCATATTTACAAAACAGTTAGATGAAGAACTATGTAGTAAATTTGTACATTATGGTAATGTCTTGAAGATCATTATCTCTTGTGTTTCGGAAGAATTATTCTAATTTAAGACCACCTCACCTATTCTCCCCCTCACAATCATTGTATATGAGTTCGATGATGAAGCATGCATCGTCACCCCTTGCAACGTAATGCCTGGTCGTTATCCATGGGCAGATATTTAAGAAATTTTTGTATTCGTCGTTTCAATACAGAAAGATAACAACAAGTGAGCAACGACACAAAGGGTAAATGTGTTGGACAAGGCCAATTGATCTTTGGAACAATTAAGATAACTAGAGGACAATGGGGATTATCAAACAGGATTTGAAGATAGGGAATACTTATCTTCAGATTAAgaaatgataaataaaatgaaaatcctAAGAACTTGCTACCACTTTTGTACACACACCAATCCGAAAAATAATAACATTTGATTTGTAAATTGTTCGAATTGCTCTAAACTAGTTACTCGTATACATGGTCAAATATGGCATTACTTGGTCACCAACAATAACCTAGTTCTTGTTTAGAGTTATCTCTCTTCTGGCAACCTAGTTACCTGAATACGAGATCGAGTTGACATATAACCTTTGTCAATAAGAATCAACTTGTTCTTAGTCTATAGTCATTGCTCTTCCAAATATATCGCCTATtcagaaacaatgaaattcaaTAGTTTTTCGCTACACGTGTTGTATTGAATTCAATATTTACTAGATTCGTGTAATAGTCATTGATgcagataataaaaaaaaagagctaAACTTGATTGTATTTAGAAATAATTATGAATTAAATAGTTATGAATAAGAGGATTTTCACGATTACATCATACTAATCTCACAATGAGATTAgataaagaaatatatatagtatatagtatatatataaaagaatggACACCCGGCATGTTCAGCTAAAAAGAGTAGACTTTTGGTAATGGCTTGAAGTTTCATCAATCTCTTATGGTTGTgaagatttattttaatttacgaCCTCCTCGGCACCTCTCCTCCGTCTCACAACCTCTGCTgtaaggactagatggtggcgGCAGGCAACGTGGCTCCCTACAATGAATCGGCTGGTCGTGCCTTATAATTGGATAACCAATGGATTTTGCACTCACTGTTTTGATGCAAACCGAGCACACCAAGACAACAACAATGCAAAGTGTAAACGTCTTGGATATGAACATTTcttcaaaacaaattttaaatggtTCAACTTGGTCTCTATAAAGACTAGTCAGATAATGACGATGGTGGGAAATCAGATGGGATTTGGAGGAGGTGATGATGTCATGGATTTGAGAAATTCCCTATTTAATGTGATGGCATTTGGCAATTTTAGGCAATATTTGTTGTAATTTTGTCTATTCATCTTGTTTTATAACTCAAAATTTCTATATATGGTTTTCAACGACACGACAGCTCTAGATTGAAGGGTGAAGCTAGAAATTTGTTTCGCCTTTGAACCGGGGTCTTGGTTTTGTAGAAATATACAGTTgtataaatgatttttttttttctaatgtaaaaaaatttaaaacaaaaaatgaacaaaTGGGCAACCAAAGTGAAATTAAGGGATGGCAAGAATATATTAAAGAAACAATGTTTCCATGACACTACATTAATTACCAACTTTCCATATCTTTGCAGTTGCAAACTTAAGGTCATAGTGCACCAGAACATATATTATGATGTTTATTTTCTACCACAGAATTTCATTACTTCGTAGCTTGAACATACAAACTATTTAAGCTAGTATTAGTGAAGCATAATTAAGGGTTTGGAATATCCACCATGTTCAATGTTTTCTCCGTTGCCACTGTCCTTCCatttctgaaaagaaaaatagacaCATCATTAAGTGGATGAAATAGGAAACCTGCAAATTGGTAACATATTTTAAGAAATGCCATGGATCCTCGTTCAGACAATGTGGTATGTATGGGTATATTTGTTACATTGTTTAGAAGTAGTGATCTCAATCAACAGTTACTCGTAACATTTAAAAATCTCAAACGCGGGAACCAATCAAAATTTGACCTTCAGCTTAGAAGTTTGTGTGTTTTTTCCGCAAAGTTCTACTAGTGTCATAAAGTTGGGTGGATAAGCAGCCAAACTGGTTAAGGTTAAGTTGCCTGTCGCATATATATTGTCTGCTGATATCCAGTTGATCATTTCAACACTGTTGAAACCTTAAATGGCGACAAACTAAAGAGGACACTGATTTGCTAGTTTTCCAACATCGTAGCAGATGACCGCGTATTTCCATTATGCTAGTTTCAGAAGGAGAGGTCTGTCTCCACTGATGTAGCAAAGTTACATGTTAAAAAGGCAATGTTAAGATTTTCTGTTTTGAACTATTTGCAATCAATTTCTATGCTCATGTATAAACCAGTTAGCTAGTTATTGTAAAAGACCAGTTCTGATGGTAGTTATATTGTAAAAGACCAGTTCTGATGGTAGTTATGTAAGCATATATTTGTTGCTTTCACATATCTACCGGTTACAAAGATCAATCCGTCCCTTGAATTTCTGATAAGAGTATGTGTTCATGATCGTTTTTTACAAATTAGAGTCATGTGTTTACCGCATCTGTTTACAAAATCGCTGGCCACTTGGTAAACGAAGAATTAGTTTTCAAAGAACTATCGTCATTTGATGAATGAAGAAAAAATATTGTGCGTTATAATCACATCATATTTACAAAATAGTTAGATGAAGAACCATATAGTACATTTGTACATAATGGTAATGTCTTGAAGATCATTATCTCTTGTGTTTCGGAATAAATATTCTAATTTAAGACCAACTCACTTGTTCTCCCCATCACAATCATTGTATATGGGTTCGATGATAAAGCATGCATCATCACCCCTTGCGAAATGCCTGGCCATGATCCATGGGTAGATATTTAAGAATTTTTGTATTCGTTGTTTCAATGCAGACATAGCACAACAAGTGAGCAACGACACAAAGGGTAAATGTGTTGGACAAGGCCAATTGATCTTTGGAACAATTAAGATAACTAGAGGACAATGGGGACTATCAAACAGGATTCGAGGATATGGAATACGTATATTTGATTTAAGAAAtgataaatgaaataaaaatcataagaaCCTGATAGCTCTTTGGTACACACACCAATCCGAAAAATAATaacatttgatttgcaaattgttCAAATTTCTCTAAACCAATTACTCGTATACATGGTCAAATATGGCATTACTTGGTCACCAACAATAACCTAGTTCTTGTCTAGAGTTATCTCTCTTCTAGCGACCTAGGTACCTGAATACAAGATCAAGTTGACATATAAACTTGGTTAATAAGAATCAACTAGTTCTTAATCTAGAGTCATTGCTTTTCCAAATATATCACCGGTTCTGAAACAACCAAACTCAATAGTTTTTCGCTACACACATTGTATTGAATTCAATATTTGCCAGAGTCGTGTAATAGGCATTGatgcaaataataaaaaaagaaaaccgAACTTGATTGTATTTAGCAACAATTATGAATTAAATAGTCATGAATAAGATGATTTTTATCAATACAACGCAATGGGCAACCAGCCCTACTACCATGTCTATATttatcaatatatatacatgattatattttttgagtacaacgatatattttacattagGGGGAGGCGAGAGTTCGGGTAAGCCACATAatgagcaacctaatttggtatcgaattcaccaTTCATGAGATTCGAAcgtaagacctcttacttacaagtgaagaggaatattaccaaaccgtagtactaaatgactaTACATGACTATATTACTTTATACTACTTTTTATACTCACAacgttttaaatatatatacttaTCAAATGCTCAGTTACTTTATTTTATAGTTAATTTTTCTTAAAGCATAGCATaagctttttctttttaaatcacATCAATCTTAAATTGGCTCTTAAAGCAATGTTTCTTTGCAACATCATCATACGGTAGTGCGGTCTTTTTCTTGAGGTACTTATATAATAGTTTTATGTTTAACAAGGTTTAAGTCCCCACGACTATCATATTTCATGTTGGTTGGGTGTGCCTCCTTTGTGGATGAAAAACTGTATTATATCCGTGATAAGTTTATAAAACTGAAATTGTGTCGTTTCTTTCAATGTGTGTGGCTGTTTTTTTGAAGTGATAATAACAattctttttattgtatttAATAGAGATATTGGGCTTAAGTGATGATTTGgagtttgaagtgctaataacaatttcttcAATCACCAACGTTAGTGATGGCGTTACCAGTGATGAAGTTATTGGTTTTAAGTGATGATGTAAACAAACAGGAATATGGTTTTCCTCAATCGTCATCTTTGAGCTCTGAATTCCTAAATCAACATCTTTTAGCCTAACTTGCATGGCTAAAAATATTCTATTTAAGGATATTCAAAGCTCCATAAATAACTCGAGAGTTAAAACTCCCTTCAAAATGCCAAGTAATAATTTggaatattttaattaattaataaaagtataagTTTGTAATTATAAGAAACGGATTAGGATTAGGTTAATCGGCTAGAAAGTTTAGaaatatttataggaaaaggacTAAGATTTAATGGGTTAGAGTCAGATAAAAATAGGTAATTATCTGTAGTATCTCCGTGTCCATATTTTTAGCCTGCATTTTAGAGATTACCTACCCATTCACATCTCTTAATAGGTGTTGGAGATATgacaacaatctgtgataaatttatatatgttaataaataataaaatgcaaACAGAGTATGAACAATGAAATAATATTTAACAGAAATATTGAAGATCGAGGTTTGCGTatcgcaatgtccttgaaacagaaatttcacccctactcagtgcttgtagcTCTACGaacgtctgcttcaccaggattcaacgatcaagtcaGAATTCTAGCACCAGAAAACttgacttctggcgaatttctATGTGGTTTTCTCAGAAAATATATTtgtgattgtagaagaagaatgTTGATTTTATGTGTTCTAAATGTCATGCagatggatatatatatatatatatatatatatatatagtgggaTTATGCCTGTTCGCAACATGTATGAGAATAAGATGTGACTTTTGGGAAGGCCCATCttgtgataattaattataatgaattatatattaattaccaattaattagtacaccccaaagcccaatcCTAATGGTGGgcccaattttattctccaaTGCCTATTACTCCAATAACTTTTTATaagggacaaagccttataaaatgaagaaatcttttgggaatgacCAATAGGAATCCTCTTAATAATCTTATGCTTGGCAAACAAGTCACTGGTTCTTACCATTATAAATACTAGTTACCTTATTCACAACAAGGCATACCAAAATTCAGATAGCTTGCCACATTCTCTTGAAGATTGCTTAACAATATTTTAGGGTTTGCCATCACTTTCCTTCCCTCTAGGGTTTTCCATATTCTCTTAAAGATTGCTTAACAATATTCTAGGGTTTTACATTAGTTTTCCATCTAGCAGGGTTAGCCATCACTTTCCTTCTCTCTAGGGTTTGCCATTAATTTCCCTTCCCCCTCTGGGTTTGCCATTGATATCACAAGTACTATTACTTACAATTAATGGCTAAGAGTCCTGATAATAGGATCACAAACAAAGATGCGGAGAATGGGAAAAAGGAGAGCAAAAGTCGAAGAAGTGTTGAAATAAAGAAAGTTGAAGACAAGAACAAGCGTCACGTGGCCTTCTCCAAGCGCAAAAGGGGTATCTTCAACAAAACAGCAGAGCTCAGCGTTTTGACCGGTGCTGAGACGGCAGCAATCGTTGTGTTAAACAGTGGCAAGGTGTTCTGCTTCGTCaatccaccccccccccccccccccccccccgacgcCGTTATCGAACGCTACTTTGGTCACAATGCCTCATTATCTGCAGGTCAACCAGATAATTATCATCCTCAAATAAACAGCACTCATCGTTCTACTAATTCTTGCAATGTTAATATGAGTAGTATAGTAAGAAGCAAATACAAGATAATGAGAAAGCTTCGAGACTCTTGAAGGAAGAGAAAATATTGAAGGGTGGGAAGAAAAGTAAAAGTAACAACAATGGAGGAGATGAAGGAGGTTGTTCTTATGGGTGGTGGGAGAGACCGATTGGAATGATGAGTATATTGGAGGAGTTAGAAGAGTACAGGGAAGCCATGAACAAATTGAAGCACAATGTGGAGGTTCGAACCAATCAGCTGATTCGGGAAACTACTCCTTCCGATCACTTCTCCTCTCTTTTGTCTATGAATGATACATGGAGTCCTCCAAAATTAAGCCAGGGTCAAGGGTGCATAGGGTGCATGGGACgtgaattttattatttcttgtGATATCAATGTTAAGAAGCGCTTGTATCAGAGTGTCCTTCTCTAGTAGTCATGGCTTTTGGTGGAGGGTTTTTGTTGATTAGGGATCATGACCGAACAggttacacacacacattaatCAAAAGTTTCATCAAATGTACTCATAGTTGTTCTGTTCATTTATCTTGAATTTTTATGTTAAATAAATGTATATATTTAGTTTCTCAGTCTTTTATGAATACTTAATGATCTCACAGTTAGGGCTAGCCTTGAGGGTGCACAGGTATGTGTGAGTTTCATCTATTAGTTTTTATGACTAGTTTTACGTGTTCTATTAGGTTTTAGCTGATTAGGGTATATGATGATTTTCATCATTCTTTATAAATATCATATCATGCGTTAAAATCATATCATTTATCATGCGTAAAAAATCATGTGGtaatgcatactttgacacatcAGATTGTACAACCATGTGATTTAAAAAATGTGGTCTATCTaacatttttcttaaattaagtgaacaatttttttttcatagacAATTCTACAAGACAAAACTTATTCTTACCTACAATCCATGTACACGTACAACTGATCTATTGCATACTAAATTTAGTACTGGGGCCCTTTTCTT is a genomic window of Malus domestica chromosome 09, GDT2T_hap1 containing:
- the LOC103443303 gene encoding agamous-like MADS-box protein AGL29, whose product is MAKSPDNRITNKDAENGKKESKSRRSVEIKKVEDKNKRHVAFSKRKRGIFNKTAELSVLTGAETAAIVVLNSGKVFCFVNPPPPPPPPPDAVIERYFGHNASLSAGQPDNYHPQINSTHRSTNKQIQDNEKASRLLKEEKILKGGKKSKSNNNGGDEGGCSYGWWERPIGMMSILEELEEYREAMNKLKHNVEVRTNQLIRETTPSDHFSSLLSMNDTWSPPKLSQGQGCIGCMGREFYYFL